A region from the Thermococcus barophilus MP genome encodes:
- a CDS encoding transcription initiation factor IIB, whose amino-acid sequence MDVGKCPSCGSSKLIYDYERGEIFCAVCGSIVTQDIVDLRQEWRAFDASQREKRSRTGAPESILLHDKGLSTDIGSDRNITGLMREKMYRLRKWQSRLRVSDAAERNLAFALSELDRIASQLKLPRHVEEEAARLYREAIRKGLIRGRSIESVIAACVYAACRLLKIPRTLDEIADIARVDKKEIARSFRFIARNLNLTPKKLFVKPTDYVNKFADELGLSEKVRRRAIELLEEAYNRGLTSGKSPAGLVAAALYIASLLEGEKRTQREVAEVARVTEVTVRNRYKELVEKLGLSIV is encoded by the coding sequence GTGGATGTTGGTAAGTGTCCAAGTTGTGGTTCCTCCAAGCTGATTTACGACTATGAGCGTGGGGAAATCTTCTGTGCAGTTTGCGGAAGCATTGTAACGCAGGATATTGTTGACCTCAGGCAGGAATGGCGTGCTTTTGATGCTTCTCAGAGGGAAAAGCGTTCAAGAACTGGCGCACCTGAGAGCATTCTGCTCCACGATAAAGGTTTATCCACAGACATCGGGAGCGACAGGAATATTACCGGCTTGATGAGAGAAAAGATGTACCGTTTGAGAAAGTGGCAGTCTCGCTTGAGAGTCAGTGATGCCGCCGAGCGTAATCTCGCCTTCGCTCTCAGCGAGCTTGACAGAATTGCCTCACAACTCAAGCTTCCAAGACACGTTGAAGAAGAGGCAGCTCGTCTTTACAGGGAGGCTATTAGGAAAGGTTTAATTAGGGGGCGTTCGATTGAGAGTGTCATCGCTGCCTGCGTTTATGCCGCTTGTAGGCTCTTAAAGATTCCGAGGACGCTTGATGAGATTGCTGACATTGCAAGAGTTGACAAGAAAGAAATTGCGAGAAGTTTTAGATTCATTGCCAGAAACCTCAACCTGACTCCAAAGAAGCTTTTTGTTAAGCCAACTGATTATGTGAATAAATTTGCTGACGAGCTTGGCTTAAGTGAAAAAGTAAGAAGAAGGGCAATTGAGCTTTTGGAAGAGGCTTATAATAGAGGATTAACGAGTGGCAAAAGTCCAGCTGGATTAGTTGCTGCCGCATTGTACATTGCTTCTCTGCTTGAAGGTGAGAAGAGAACCCAGAGGGAAGTTGCTGAAGTTGCAAGGGTTACTGAAGTAACCGTTAGAAACAGATACAAAGAATTAGTAGAAAAGCTTGGGTTGAGCATTGTTTAA
- a CDS encoding type I restriction endonuclease: MCEKTPMGITIKKVLDIAHSWATLYHSNEEATKQHLVLPILSALEWDIFNPEDVIPEVSTEEGGRVDYALYINGECIAYVEAKSLGVNIISDHNALSQLGKYCFSDGVQLGILTNGIQWVVINAFEPKKKLRDRLLIVIDLKRLPLEESIKRLSWLSKEKIKNVANIQERLVEIPQSDDSKLKESNPGSTRLIEKIPIRESSRIKTLEVEGIPVSTLNAPTIDELLYVDLKGKRPLSVYVKLSETWWRLEIVGGKRWGRSPRLKWSTLLPAVVVFLLQKGIDISNLHIPSKIDRLERIIPRSAGVIEIGNGFGVIMPGDGNSTVQFLKKIKQRTGIDVAIEVY, translated from the coding sequence ATGTGCGAAAAGACCCCAATGGGGATAACAATTAAAAAGGTCCTGGATATAGCACATTCTTGGGCCACCCTTTATCATTCCAATGAAGAAGCCACGAAACAACATCTTGTACTCCCGATTTTAAGTGCACTTGAGTGGGATATTTTCAACCCTGAAGACGTGATTCCAGAGGTAAGCACTGAGGAAGGAGGCAGAGTTGACTATGCCCTCTACATCAATGGTGAGTGCATAGCATATGTTGAAGCCAAGAGCCTTGGCGTGAACATAATATCAGATCACAACGCACTTAGCCAACTTGGGAAATACTGCTTCAGCGATGGTGTCCAGCTTGGAATACTCACCAACGGCATCCAGTGGGTCGTAATTAATGCATTTGAACCAAAGAAGAAGTTAAGAGATAGACTCCTCATTGTCATAGACCTAAAACGCCTTCCATTAGAAGAAAGCATCAAAAGATTATCATGGTTATCCAAGGAAAAAATCAAAAACGTAGCCAATATCCAAGAAAGGCTTGTAGAGATTCCTCAAAGTGATGATTCTAAACTAAAAGAAAGCAACCCAGGCTCAACACGACTAATAGAAAAAATACCAATACGTGAGTCTTCAAGGATAAAAACTCTGGAGGTGGAAGGGATACCGGTAAGTACACTTAATGCTCCAACAATCGATGAGCTTCTTTATGTGGATTTGAAAGGTAAGCGTCCATTAAGTGTGTATGTGAAACTCAGCGAAACGTGGTGGAGGCTCGAGATTGTTGGTGGGAAAAGGTGGGGAAGATCACCAAGGCTCAAGTGGAGCACCTTATTGCCAGCTGTAGTTGTATTTCTCCTGCAGAAGGGGATTGACATTAGCAACTTGCATATTCCTTCTAAGATTGATCGTTTAGAGAGGATCATTCCTAGAAGTGCCGGAGTTATTGAAATAGGAAATGGCTTTGGTGTAATAATGCCAGGTGATGGGAATTCCACTGTGCAATTTCTCAAGAAAATCAAACAGCGAACCGGAATTGACGTAGCCATAGAAGTGTATTGA
- a CDS encoding MBL fold metallo-hydrolase RNA specificity domain-containing protein: MKITIYDGADTIGGTKIHIEENGNGLLLDFGMNFAKYSLYYEEYLGERTSRGIYDLWKLNLIPKLNIYRKDLIPKDLALEISQCSKPQVNAVLISHAHLDHVGNITLLDENIPIVGSPTTIAILKAINDTSKGGNHFGIELPYYKIRKIKDSEGYIIESDRKADYPSRKIVLIEYVQPLHEFLFYRPGQESPKAKKIIPNEVKTLDEEDLGFEVKAFHVDHSIYGATAYIIEGDISLAYTGDFRLHGGKGDETRKFIKAAKNSSVLITEGTRVGRDEHGNTSEQEVYENALKIVEDAKGLVIADFSPRNFERLESFKKIAENTGRELVVTAKDAYFLHALQLVDGINRLEGLRIYGNFKATQDKWESIIVHGNYAEQYISPFEIRENQENYILCFSFYDMPHLLDIMPDGGTYIYSSSEAFGEEQVFSFLRLWNWLQYFGFEVHGFEVDKYGMPIFEKGLHASGHISREELREVIEEIDPDYVIPVHTEKLEWFRENWGEEAVVLKNGESWRV, encoded by the coding sequence ATGAAGATAACAATCTACGATGGTGCTGATACTATTGGCGGAACAAAGATCCACATAGAGGAAAACGGAAATGGGCTTCTCTTAGACTTTGGAATGAACTTCGCAAAATATTCACTTTATTACGAGGAATACCTTGGTGAAAGAACCTCAAGAGGAATCTACGACTTGTGGAAGCTCAACCTAATCCCAAAACTCAACATTTACCGAAAAGATTTAATCCCAAAAGACCTTGCCTTAGAAATTAGCCAATGCTCAAAGCCCCAAGTCAACGCAGTCCTTATAAGCCATGCCCATCTGGACCACGTAGGTAACATAACCCTGCTTGATGAAAATATTCCGATCGTAGGTTCTCCAACAACGATTGCAATCCTCAAAGCCATCAACGACACTTCTAAGGGAGGCAACCACTTTGGGATTGAGCTCCCCTACTACAAGATCAGAAAAATAAAAGACTCGGAAGGCTACATCATAGAGAGTGACAGGAAAGCAGATTATCCTTCAAGGAAAATTGTTCTCATCGAATACGTTCAGCCTCTCCACGAATTCCTCTTCTACAGGCCCGGACAAGAGTCACCAAAAGCCAAGAAAATCATCCCCAACGAGGTGAAAACCCTTGATGAAGAAGATTTGGGCTTTGAAGTCAAGGCTTTCCACGTGGATCATTCAATTTATGGAGCCACAGCCTACATAATTGAAGGTGACATCAGCTTGGCTTACACTGGAGACTTCAGGCTACACGGTGGGAAAGGAGATGAGACAAGGAAGTTCATCAAGGCAGCCAAGAACTCAAGCGTCCTAATAACCGAGGGGACGAGAGTTGGAAGAGATGAGCATGGAAACACTTCAGAGCAGGAAGTTTATGAGAATGCTCTAAAGATTGTTGAAGATGCCAAAGGGCTTGTGATAGCCGATTTCTCTCCAAGGAATTTCGAGAGGCTCGAGAGCTTCAAAAAGATTGCAGAGAATACTGGAAGAGAGCTCGTGGTTACGGCTAAAGACGCTTACTTCCTACATGCTCTCCAGCTGGTTGATGGCATCAACAGACTCGAAGGCTTGAGGATTTATGGTAACTTCAAAGCTACCCAGGACAAATGGGAAAGCATAATTGTCCATGGGAATTATGCCGAGCAGTACATTTCTCCCTTCGAGATTAGGGAGAACCAAGAGAACTACATCCTCTGCTTCTCGTTCTACGATATGCCTCATCTGCTTGACATAATGCCTGATGGCGGGACTTACATTTACTCCTCCAGTGAGGCTTTTGGAGAAGAACAGGTCTTTAGCTTTCTCCGCCTATGGAACTGGCTACAGTATTTCGGTTTTGAAGTTCACGGGTTTGAGGTAGATAAGTATGGAATGCCAATTTTTGAGAAAGGACTTCACGCCTCTGGACACATTTCCAGGGAAGAGTTGAGAGAAGTAATTGAAGAAATTGATCCGGACTACGTTATTCCAGTTCACACAGAAAAGCTCGAATGGTTCAGGGAAAATTGGGGTGAAGAGGCTGTTGTTTTAAAGAATGGGGAAAGCTGGAGGGTTTGA
- a CDS encoding gamma-glutamylcyclotransferase family protein, which translates to MKIAVYGTLRKGKPLHDYLRESKFLGEDWIEGYDLYVDVLPYAVKGEGRLKVEIYEVDEETFERISRMEVNAGYKPVEVDTKFGRAILWKWVHEPSGERVESGDFDDVEFKGW; encoded by the coding sequence ATGAAGATAGCAGTTTACGGCACCTTGAGGAAAGGCAAACCGTTGCACGACTATTTAAGGGAGAGTAAATTCCTTGGCGAGGACTGGATTGAAGGTTACGACCTTTACGTTGACGTCCTTCCTTACGCCGTTAAGGGTGAAGGGAGACTGAAGGTTGAAATCTACGAGGTTGATGAAGAAACATTCGAGAGAATTAGTCGTATGGAGGTAAACGCCGGCTACAAGCCAGTTGAAGTGGATACAAAGTTTGGCAGGGCGATTCTCTGGAAGTGGGTACATGAGCCGAGTGGGGAGAGAGTAGAGAGCGGGGATTTTGATGATGTCGAGTTTAAAGGGTGGTGA
- a CDS encoding DUF7662 domain-containing protein, whose amino-acid sequence MPIPENILREHVLKAIEDIDRNGTPKNRRFRVWFLVYNGNRYPVKYVVELANKYVNGELLPSSEFTSHEAARYLEKLGFVVEYREKHISDGKNHKPARISKYSPLGEYLSKIAKDTVVLRFRDIERIIGKELPPAARTYKAWWANDKKHPQAVHGWLKAGWRIRHVDLRDEIVWFEKIQKNRIFPENKRFPPDEFDEKMYRVFEKFATLIEERLKAIAEGRSELEEIYQESEDTVRYMMFHSLTTVGGVDPTDVYLEYPHPQVPNKKYAKLDTFVAPKENRPALAFEMKFQKKIGNNAMPKPDNAGAVFADILKLALFRKEQGNIKRYFVYVADEHMVSYLSNPARGYEPFISLKENTGFKVTREYLIRKPVTFVRQLKRITEKEDFPEPTVICRFRRDLKLGNKEIAIRIYEVVP is encoded by the coding sequence ATGCCCATCCCGGAGAACATATTGAGGGAGCACGTGTTGAAAGCCATAGAGGATATAGATAGAAATGGCACTCCCAAGAACAGGAGGTTCAGGGTCTGGTTTTTGGTTTACAACGGAAACAGATATCCAGTAAAGTATGTGGTAGAGCTCGCCAACAAATACGTTAACGGGGAACTTCTACCTTCCTCAGAGTTCACAAGCCACGAAGCAGCGAGATATTTGGAAAAACTTGGGTTTGTGGTAGAATACAGAGAGAAACACATCTCTGATGGAAAAAACCATAAGCCGGCCAGAATCTCTAAGTATTCCCCACTTGGAGAATATTTATCAAAAATCGCTAAAGACACTGTAGTTCTGAGGTTTAGAGACATTGAACGCATCATTGGGAAAGAACTCCCACCAGCGGCAAGGACATACAAGGCTTGGTGGGCTAACGACAAAAAGCATCCTCAAGCAGTACATGGATGGTTAAAAGCGGGATGGAGGATTAGGCATGTTGATCTTAGAGATGAAATAGTATGGTTTGAGAAAATCCAGAAAAATAGGATATTCCCAGAAAATAAGAGATTTCCTCCGGACGAATTCGACGAAAAAATGTACAGAGTCTTCGAAAAGTTTGCTACACTCATAGAGGAAAGGCTGAAAGCCATAGCTGAAGGACGCTCTGAGCTTGAGGAAATTTACCAAGAAAGCGAGGACACAGTTAGGTACATGATGTTTCACTCGCTAACGACCGTTGGAGGAGTTGATCCAACGGATGTCTACCTTGAATACCCGCATCCACAAGTTCCCAATAAGAAATACGCGAAGCTTGACACGTTTGTAGCTCCTAAAGAGAACAGACCAGCTTTAGCATTCGAGATGAAATTCCAAAAAAAGATTGGTAATAACGCCATGCCCAAACCGGACAATGCTGGAGCTGTGTTCGCCGACATCCTCAAACTTGCCCTCTTTAGAAAAGAGCAGGGCAATATCAAGAGGTACTTTGTCTACGTTGCTGATGAACACATGGTTAGCTATCTCAGCAACCCTGCTCGTGGATACGAACCATTCATCAGCTTAAAGGAAAACACCGGATTCAAAGTTACCCGAGAGTACTTGATTAGAAAGCCCGTAACCTTCGTTAGGCAATTAAAGAGAATAACTGAAAAAGAAGACTTTCCAGAGCCTACAGTAATCTGCAGATTTCGGAGAGACCTAAAACTCGGAAACAAAGAGATAGCAATTAGGATTTACGAAGTAGTGCCGTGA
- a CDS encoding ADP-ribosylglycohydrolase family protein, protein MLRSRLEGGLWGVLVGDAFGLTFQFTSRLAMELNYPKPKEIPMLDGLWSDDSSLTLATAHALREGYSIERIAENFLRWYYDGEFTPRGYTFDQGNTTSRAIERIANGVPPLEAGGRGEWDNGNGSLMRIPPAAYYAYFKLNSLEERLKLIHEVSMITHAHPRALIGCGIYSLIVWNILDGMDKLKAYHKAIETAEKFYLRESFAKELAHYERVLSGRIHKVERSEIRGSGYVVHTLEASFWAFLRNESFVNAIKEVISLGEDADTTGAVTGGLAGTYYGIGAIPQEWLEKIEAKEYAGEIINTFIDSLLGRQK, encoded by the coding sequence GTGCTCCGCTCAAGGCTTGAAGGCGGTCTCTGGGGAGTCCTCGTTGGAGATGCCTTTGGCTTAACCTTCCAGTTCACCAGCAGGCTTGCGATGGAATTGAATTATCCAAAACCCAAGGAAATCCCAATGCTTGACGGCTTGTGGAGTGATGACTCCTCTTTGACTTTGGCAACCGCCCACGCACTGAGGGAAGGCTACAGCATTGAGAGGATTGCAGAGAACTTCCTCCGCTGGTATTATGACGGCGAATTCACGCCGAGGGGTTATACATTTGACCAGGGCAACACAACTTCAAGAGCAATAGAGCGCATTGCTAATGGAGTTCCGCCCCTTGAGGCTGGCGGTAGAGGAGAGTGGGATAACGGCAACGGCTCGCTGATGAGAATCCCGCCAGCGGCGTATTATGCTTACTTCAAGCTCAACTCTTTGGAGGAAAGGCTTAAGCTTATTCACGAGGTTTCCATGATTACTCACGCTCATCCCAGAGCGCTCATTGGCTGCGGCATTTACTCCTTGATCGTGTGGAACATTCTTGACGGAATGGACAAGCTTAAAGCGTATCATAAAGCAATAGAGACAGCGGAAAAGTTCTACTTAAGAGAATCATTTGCCAAGGAGCTCGCCCATTACGAGAGGGTCTTGAGCGGGAGGATTCACAAGGTTGAGAGGAGCGAGATTAGGGGCAGTGGTTATGTCGTGCATACTCTTGAGGCAAGCTTCTGGGCTTTCCTGAGGAACGAGAGCTTTGTCAATGCGATAAAGGAGGTAATCTCTCTCGGGGAGGATGCTGACACTACGGGAGCCGTTACTGGCGGCTTGGCTGGAACGTATTATGGAATTGGCGCCATTCCGCAAGAGTGGCTCGAGAAGATCGAGGCGAAGGAATACGCTGGAGAAATAATCAACACCTTCATTGACAGCCTTCTTGGGCGGCAGAAATGA
- a CDS encoding class II glutamine amidotransferase translates to MCELFGVNANKEVDVNFTWRGFVRKGKLNPHGWGVGWYLTALHGKRAASLVKQPIPAYKSRIALTLPKLNIKSQVIISHVRFATSEINYLNTHPFIRRIKSIGQYDEWIFAHNGVLDGVEELPRRFKPLGTTDSEAAFCYIMENLEGIRTIRELFTKLYQLLSELSDYGTLNVLISNGRYLFAYSYYPGKGMWLLKRHPPHKGRARLLDEDFEVSIGDVKAEDEYAYLVATKRLTDENWEKIEKKKLYIFRDGALLLKVGNRIEPMLDSEAIEVLRAVLNRENVELNETVKRLVDLKLLKITESGAVINDYREAIVKLIVEE, encoded by the coding sequence ATGTGTGAACTCTTTGGAGTTAACGCAAACAAAGAAGTAGATGTCAACTTTACGTGGCGGGGCTTCGTGAGGAAAGGCAAGCTTAATCCTCACGGCTGGGGCGTTGGCTGGTATTTAACAGCCCTCCACGGAAAAAGGGCCGCTTCACTGGTAAAGCAACCGATTCCAGCTTACAAAAGCAGAATTGCCCTCACACTCCCAAAGCTTAACATAAAGAGCCAAGTCATCATAAGCCACGTAAGATTTGCTACTAGTGAAATCAACTACCTGAACACTCACCCTTTCATTAGGAGGATTAAAAGCATCGGTCAGTACGATGAGTGGATTTTCGCCCACAATGGAGTGCTTGATGGTGTTGAAGAACTGCCCAGGCGCTTCAAGCCTTTAGGAACAACAGACTCAGAGGCAGCATTCTGCTACATAATGGAAAACCTGGAGGGGATAAGAACAATAAGAGAACTCTTTACCAAACTCTACCAGCTTTTGAGCGAGCTCAGTGATTACGGCACGCTGAATGTTCTGATAAGCAATGGGAGGTACCTCTTTGCCTACAGTTATTATCCCGGTAAAGGCATGTGGCTGCTGAAGCGTCATCCACCACATAAGGGTCGCGCAAGGCTCCTTGACGAAGATTTTGAAGTTTCAATTGGAGACGTAAAAGCCGAGGATGAGTATGCTTACCTTGTGGCAACAAAAAGGCTCACAGACGAAAACTGGGAAAAGATAGAAAAAAAGAAGCTCTACATCTTCAGGGATGGTGCCTTATTGCTCAAGGTAGGAAACAGAATCGAGCCAATGCTCGACAGCGAAGCCATAGAAGTCCTCAGAGCGGTTTTGAATAGAGAGAACGTTGAGCTCAACGAGACAGTCAAGCGGCTTGTGGACTTAAAACTCCTGAAAATCACCGAGAGTGGGGCTGTAATAAACGATTACAGGGAGGCAATAGTCAAACTGATTGTAGAGGAGTGA
- a CDS encoding tetratricopeptide repeat protein yields MMGELVKKFVKPEGITVEEFFAEGFSEKSLEDLEKAYEEAWEREKLLYADGYIKLLVSIAEYYEKRSKKGSKNEVEAFLDEYFGTSSKSPTYKKLVTKYYIKASNIATSVSLIYLSQQNNPEKAEKYLKLAVELGEKVMKLGVIPKDYSIILNILGTYYYETNRPEKALMVLKKALRYAMTPRETALTLYNLALTYAELGMNRKAIDFMVNAICIHYSTQHDFGDASLYDDDINRIIEMTGDANTDIYALKVALDLISGNLTAEEAKKLLEQIDRDEWPLTDALLSILNGEECMLSIDLVECITLLQDIAKIVGNENALKLQSFYPREVEEDLKKLGEYIRGKCGNVQHLTWEISVTHNLESRIKVNYVSKECYYLVGSYEELTFSWFMKRRNWRWRIKGIVWINEKPHILLGKVKKQRLWYALYNIDMSEPKIFNLPIPANFTGDLWNAWSDNLEKVLTNHFITEKDKFRFVLF; encoded by the coding sequence ATGATGGGTGAGTTGGTTAAGAAGTTTGTAAAGCCAGAGGGCATTACAGTTGAAGAATTCTTTGCAGAAGGATTTTCGGAAAAATCTCTGGAAGATCTTGAGAAAGCGTATGAGGAAGCTTGGGAAAGAGAGAAGCTTCTTTACGCTGATGGCTACATAAAGCTACTCGTCAGCATTGCTGAATACTACGAGAAAAGATCTAAAAAGGGTAGCAAAAATGAAGTTGAGGCGTTTTTGGATGAGTATTTTGGTACCTCTTCTAAAAGCCCTACTTACAAAAAATTAGTCACAAAATATTACATCAAGGCTTCTAATATCGCTACCTCGGTATCTTTGATTTACCTTTCACAGCAAAATAATCCTGAGAAGGCTGAAAAATACTTAAAGCTGGCCGTTGAGCTTGGAGAAAAGGTCATGAAGCTCGGCGTTATTCCAAAAGATTATTCAATAATACTGAACATATTAGGCACCTATTATTATGAAACTAACCGCCCTGAGAAAGCTCTAATGGTGCTTAAGAAGGCGTTGAGATATGCAATGACCCCACGTGAGACGGCACTTACTCTATATAACCTGGCACTCACTTATGCTGAATTGGGCATGAATAGGAAAGCAATTGACTTCATGGTGAACGCAATCTGTATTCATTATTCAACACAACACGACTTCGGCGATGCTTCTCTTTATGATGACGACATTAACAGAATAATTGAGATGACTGGTGATGCTAATACGGACATTTATGCTTTGAAGGTTGCGCTTGACTTAATTAGCGGAAATTTAACTGCCGAGGAGGCTAAGAAACTGCTTGAGCAGATTGACCGTGATGAGTGGCCGCTAACCGATGCCTTGCTCTCAATACTAAACGGAGAAGAGTGCATGCTGTCAATTGATTTAGTGGAGTGTATAACGCTCTTGCAAGACATTGCAAAAATAGTTGGAAATGAAAATGCTCTAAAGCTACAGAGCTTCTACCCAAGAGAAGTTGAGGAGGATCTGAAGAAGTTGGGGGAATACATCAGAGGGAAGTGTGGGAATGTACAACATCTAACTTGGGAAATAAGTGTGACTCACAATTTAGAATCTCGTATTAAAGTCAACTATGTGAGTAAGGAGTGCTACTACTTAGTTGGGAGCTATGAAGAACTTACGTTCTCCTGGTTTATGAAGAGAAGAAACTGGAGATGGAGGATCAAGGGCATTGTTTGGATTAACGAAAAGCCGCACATACTACTTGGGAAAGTTAAAAAACAAAGACTCTGGTATGCCCTCTACAACATAGACATGTCTGAGCCAAAAATCTTCAACTTACCGATACCGGCTAACTTCACTGGAGATTTATGGAACGCCTGGTCTGATAACTTGGAGAAAGTTCTAACAAATCATTTCATAACCGAAAAAGATAAGTTCAGATTTGTGTTATTTTAA
- a CDS encoding NYN domain-containing protein, with translation MKAAVLIDGENVVMCLRDVVGGKVHLDKDINWKKFFKYLESLDYEVTIARIYANPFIFLKNPHIANNLEKMGIKVVLADSTMKENGPKSTTDATMIVDGISILYERPAIDAIVIVSGDRDFLPLAEKAKELGRTVLFAAFPDSTANVIKNRYQVINLLEFSVLNATFDNNIYPNIEEISVQG, from the coding sequence ATGAAGGCGGCTGTGTTGATTGATGGTGAAAATGTTGTGATGTGCCTCAGGGATGTCGTTGGTGGAAAAGTACATCTCGACAAAGACATAAATTGGAAGAAGTTCTTCAAGTACCTTGAATCTCTGGATTATGAAGTCACAATAGCCAGAATTTATGCAAACCCATTCATATTCCTCAAAAATCCCCACATTGCCAACAACTTAGAAAAAATGGGCATTAAAGTTGTCTTAGCAGATTCTACTATGAAAGAAAACGGACCAAAAAGTACGACTGATGCAACTATGATAGTCGATGGAATAAGCATACTCTATGAGAGGCCAGCAATTGATGCTATTGTGATTGTCTCAGGCGACAGAGACTTTTTGCCTCTTGCAGAAAAAGCAAAAGAGCTTGGCAGGACAGTTCTTTTTGCAGCTTTTCCAGACTCTACCGCAAATGTCATCAAGAACAGATACCAAGTAATTAACCTTCTTGAATTCAGTGTGCTTAATGCTACATTCGATAATAATATTTACCCGAACATTGAAGAAATTAGTGTTCAGGGGTGA